The following are encoded together in the Candidatus Delongbacteria bacterium genome:
- the fusA gene encoding elongation factor G produces the protein MSLDKTRNIGIMAHIDAGKTTTTERILFYTGKLHRMGEVHEGTATMDWMEQEQERGITITSASTRFDWKGYSVNLIDTPGHVDFTVEVERSLRVLDGAIALFCAVGGVEPQSETVWRQANKYKVPRVAFVNKMDRTGADFYNVLKMIRERLKATPVPVQIPVGVGEMFSGIIDLIRMKARMYNQDDGLIFEEIDIPVDMMEKVKEYREIMLESISDYDDELMELFIEGEEISVEKIKSAIRKATIDMKILPVFCGSSFKNKGVQSLLDGVLDYLPSPCDAPAQKGYDPDTKDEIERANSIDEKFSAYAFKIMTDPYIGKLIYLRVYSGRAEAGKAVLNATSGKRERIGRIVQMFSNKREDKDFCEAGDIIAVIGLKNTRTGDTLCDMDHPVVFENMEFPEPVVHIAVEPKSKADMDKLSLALSKLSDEDPTFRVSYNDETGQTIISGMGELHLDIIIDRMKREFGVLANVGAPQVAYKEAMKSEIYEDYKYAKQSGGKGQFAHVRMNVRPGEKNKGLVFINKIVGGAIPKEYIPAVADGAKEAITSGPTAGFPILDLEVELVDGNFHPVDSSEMAFRICSSIAVKEALVKAKTDLLEPVMMVEVNTPEMYVGGITGDLASRRGRIEGLELKEGYQIIRALVPLSEMFGYTDRLRSISSGRASYSMQFKENSVVPKDVLTKILKGMGIGV, from the coding sequence ATGAGTTTAGATAAGACAAGAAATATTGGTATTATGGCACATATTGATGCCGGAAAGACTACCACTACAGAAAGAATTCTGTTTTACACCGGAAAACTTCATCGTATGGGTGAGGTTCATGAAGGTACTGCCACAATGGACTGGATGGAACAGGAGCAGGAAAGAGGAATTACGATTACTTCTGCATCCACTAGGTTTGATTGGAAAGGCTATTCTGTAAATTTAATTGACACTCCTGGTCACGTTGATTTTACTGTCGAGGTTGAAAGATCTTTAAGGGTTTTGGATGGTGCGATAGCATTGTTCTGTGCAGTTGGCGGCGTAGAACCTCAATCTGAAACAGTTTGGAGACAGGCAAATAAATACAAGGTTCCTAGGGTTGCATTTGTCAATAAAATGGATAGAACCGGAGCTGATTTTTATAATGTATTAAAAATGATCAGAGAAAGGCTAAAAGCTACACCAGTACCAGTACAGATACCTGTAGGAGTTGGTGAAATGTTTAGTGGTATTATTGATCTAATCAGAATGAAAGCCAGAATGTATAATCAGGATGACGGTCTAATCTTTGAAGAGATTGATATTCCTGTTGATATGATGGAAAAGGTTAAAGAGTATCGTGAAATAATGCTTGAATCAATTTCAGATTATGACGATGAGCTAATGGAACTTTTTATCGAAGGCGAAGAGATTTCTGTTGAAAAGATAAAATCAGCGATCCGTAAGGCTACAATAGATATGAAGATACTTCCAGTATTTTGTGGTTCTTCTTTCAAAAACAAAGGTGTTCAGAGTCTTCTTGATGGAGTTCTTGATTATCTTCCATCTCCATGTGATGCTCCAGCTCAAAAGGGTTATGACCCTGATACTAAAGATGAGATTGAAAGAGCAAACTCAATTGATGAGAAATTTTCAGCTTATGCATTTAAAATTATGACAGATCCTTATATTGGTAAATTGATTTACTTAAGGGTTTATTCTGGACGAGCAGAAGCCGGAAAAGCTGTTTTGAATGCTACAAGTGGAAAAAGAGAGAGAATTGGTCGTATAGTACAGATGTTTTCCAATAAAAGAGAAGATAAAGATTTCTGTGAAGCCGGCGATATCATTGCTGTTATAGGTCTAAAAAACACCAGAACTGGAGATACTCTTTGTGATATGGATCATCCTGTTGTTTTTGAAAACATGGAATTTCCAGAGCCAGTTGTTCATATTGCTGTAGAGCCAAAATCAAAAGCCGATATGGATAAACTTTCATTGGCGTTAAGTAAATTATCAGATGAGGATCCTACTTTCAGAGTTAGTTACAATGACGAGACTGGACAGACAATTATTTCTGGAATGGGAGAGCTTCATTTAGATATTATTATTGACAGAATGAAAAGAGAGTTTGGTGTATTAGCAAATGTTGGTGCTCCTCAGGTTGCTTATAAAGAAGCGATGAAATCTGAGATTTATGAAGATTACAAATATGCTAAACAATCTGGTGGTAAAGGTCAGTTTGCACATGTAAGAATGAATGTAAGACCTGGAGAGAAAAATAAAGGTCTTGTGTTTATTAACAAAATTGTCGGTGGTGCTATTCCTAAAGAGTATATTCCTGCAGTTGCAGATGGTGCAAAAGAAGCAATTACTTCTGGTCCAACAGCTGGATTCCCAATATTAGATCTAGAAGTAGAATTAGTAGATGGAAATTTTCACCCTGTTGACTCATCAGAAATGGCTTTTAGAATTTGTTCCTCAATTGCTGTTAAGGAAGCTCTAGTTAAAGCTAAAACTGATTTACTTGAGCCTGTAATGATGGTAGAAGTAAATACTCCTGAAATGTATGTAGGCGGTATTACTGGTGACTTAGCTTCTAGAAGAGGAAGAATTGAAGGTCTAGAACTTAAAGAAGGTTATCAGATAATTAGAGCATTAGTACCTTTGTCGGAGATGTTTGGTTACACTGACAGGTTGAGATCTATCTCTTCCGGTAGGGCATCGTATTCCATGCAGTTTAAGGAAAACAGTGTTGTACCGAAAGATGTTCTAACAAAAATTTTAAAAGGTATGGGAATCGGAGTATAA
- the tuf gene encoding elongation factor Tu, translating into MAKEKFDRSKPHVNIGTIGHVDHGKTTLTAAITLVLSKITGSKVMNFDEIDKAPEEKERGITISTAHVEYETLNRHYAHVDCPGHADYVKNMVTGAAQMDGAILVVSASDGPMPQTKEHILLAKQVNVPYMVVFLNKVDMVDDEELLELVEMEIQELLDKYSFPSDEIPIVRGSALNALEHPEDPEKIQCILDLMKAVDEYIPTPDRDQDKPFLMPVEDVFSITGRGTVATGRIERGIVKVGEEVQIIGLGANLKSVCTGVEMFRKLLDEGQAGDNVGLLLRGVDKKAIERGMVICKPGSVTPHSKFRAEVYVLTEKEGGRHKPFFDNYRPQFYFRTTDVTGSIHLKEGTEMIMPGDNTEIFVDLIYPIAMEKGLRFAIREGGRTIGAGAVVDIND; encoded by the coding sequence ATGGCTAAGGAAAAATTCGATAGGAGTAAGCCACACGTAAATATCGGAACTATCGGTCACGTGGATCATGGTAAAACAACTCTTACAGCTGCTATAACTCTTGTTTTAAGTAAAATTACAGGTTCAAAAGTAATGAACTTTGACGAGATTGATAAAGCACCAGAAGAAAAAGAGAGAGGTATTACTATCTCCACAGCTCACGTTGAATATGAAACTTTAAACAGACACTACGCTCACGTAGATTGTCCAGGTCACGCTGACTATGTAAAGAATATGGTTACTGGTGCTGCTCAGATGGATGGAGCTATTCTTGTAGTATCTGCTTCTGACGGACCTATGCCTCAGACAAAAGAGCACATTCTTCTTGCTAAACAGGTTAACGTTCCATACATGGTAGTTTTCTTAAACAAAGTTGATATGGTAGATGATGAAGAGCTTCTTGAACTAGTTGAAATGGAAATTCAAGAACTTCTTGATAAATACTCATTCCCATCTGACGAGATACCTATTGTTAGAGGATCTGCACTAAACGCTCTTGAACACCCAGAAGATCCAGAAAAAATCCAATGTATTCTTGATCTTATGAAAGCTGTTGATGAATACATTCCTACTCCTGACCGTGATCAAGACAAACCTTTCTTGATGCCTGTTGAAGATGTTTTCTCTATTACTGGTAGAGGTACAGTTGCGACTGGTAGAATTGAAAGAGGTATTGTTAAGGTTGGTGAAGAGGTTCAAATCATCGGTCTTGGTGCAAATCTTAAATCAGTTTGTACTGGTGTTGAAATGTTTAGAAAGCTTCTTGATGAAGGACAAGCTGGTGATAACGTTGGTCTTCTTCTTAGAGGTGTTGACAAGAAAGCTATTGAAAGAGGTATGGTTATCTGTAAACCAGGTTCAGTTACTCCACACAGTAAATTTAGAGCTGAGGTTTATGTTCTAACAGAAAAAGAAGGTGGAAGACACAAACCTTTCTTTGATAACTACAGACCACAATTCTATTTCAGAACAACTGACGTTACTGGCTCTATCCACTTAAAAGAAGGTACTGAGATGATCATGCCTGGTGATAACACTGAGATTTTCGTAGATTTGATTTATCCTATCGCTATGGAAAAAGGTCTTAGATTTGCTATTCGTGAAGGTGGTAGAACAATTGGTGCTGGTGCTGTTGTAGATATTAACGACTAA
- the rplB gene encoding 50S ribosomal protein L2: MPIRKFKPYTPSRRHMTVADFAEITKSKPEKSLLAKKKKTGGRNNLGRITTRHIGGGHKRAYRIIDFKRDKENIPATVAAIEYDPNRTARIALLHYRDGEKRYILAPNGLKVGDVLVSGEEVEIRSGNAMPLKAIPVGQMIHNIELKIKKGGQLVRSAGAYAVLTAKDGDYCHVKLPSGEVRLVHKECYATLGQIGNIDNMNIVFGKAGRKRWLGVRPTVRGAAMNPVDHPHGGGEGRTCGGKHPRSPWGTLAKGYKTRSKSKTTNKYIIKDRRK, from the coding sequence ATGCCAATAAGAAAGTTTAAGCCATATACGCCAAGTAGAAGACACATGACAGTTGCAGACTTTGCTGAAATTACAAAAAGTAAACCGGAAAAGTCTCTTCTTGCGAAAAAGAAGAAAACTGGTGGTAGAAATAACCTTGGAAGGATAACTACCAGACATATCGGTGGCGGGCACAAAAGAGCTTATCGTATTATAGATTTTAAAAGAGATAAAGAGAATATCCCAGCTACTGTTGCTGCAATTGAGTACGATCCAAACAGAACAGCAAGAATTGCTCTTCTTCATTATAGAGATGGAGAAAAAAGATATATTCTAGCACCTAATGGATTAAAAGTTGGTGATGTACTTGTTTCTGGCGAAGAAGTAGAGATCAGAAGCGGAAACGCAATGCCTCTAAAAGCCATTCCTGTAGGACAGATGATCCACAATATTGAGCTTAAAATCAAAAAAGGTGGACAATTAGTGAGATCTGCTGGTGCATACGCTGTTCTTACTGCTAAAGACGGTGATTACTGTCATGTTAAACTACCTTCTGGTGAAGTAAGACTTGTACACAAAGAGTGTTACGCAACACTTGGTCAAATTGGTAATATCGATAACATGAACATAGTTTTCGGTAAAGCCGGTAGAAAAAGATGGTTAGGTGTTAGACCAACCGTAAGGGGTGCTGCGATGAACCCTGTTGATCACCCTCATGGTGGTGGTGAAGGTAGAACTTGTGGTGGTAAACATCCTAGATCTCCTTGGGGTACTTTAGCTAAAGGTTACAAAACTAGAAGCAAAAGTAAAACTACTAATAAGTACATTATCAAAGACAGAAGAAAATAG
- the rplC gene encoding 50S ribosomal protein L3 has translation MHGIIGKKIGMTSYFGPTGREFAVTVIEVGPCSVVQVKTIENDKYEAVQIGFMDKKEQRVSKPLLGHFRKANVAPKYVLKEFRFDGASKIEVGTVFDVSIFQQGDEVTVTGVSKGKGFQGVVKRWGFHLQGNSHGTHESHRGPGSIGMCTWPSRVWKGKKMAGRMGNDKKTVKNLEVLKVDNERNILFVKGSVPGGKNGILTIRKAEV, from the coding sequence ATGCACGGAATTATCGGAAAAAAAATTGGAATGACTAGCTACTTTGGTCCTACAGGAAGAGAATTCGCTGTGACAGTAATAGAAGTTGGTCCCTGCTCAGTTGTGCAGGTAAAAACAATTGAAAATGACAAGTATGAAGCCGTACAAATTGGTTTCATGGATAAAAAAGAGCAAAGAGTTTCTAAGCCTCTTTTAGGTCATTTTAGAAAAGCTAATGTAGCTCCAAAGTATGTTCTTAAAGAGTTCAGATTTGACGGAGCTAGTAAAATTGAAGTTGGAACAGTTTTTGATGTAAGCATTTTTCAACAAGGTGATGAGGTAACAGTTACTGGTGTTTCAAAAGGTAAAGGTTTCCAAGGTGTTGTTAAAAGATGGGGATTCCACCTTCAAGGGAACAGCCATGGTACTCATGAATCTCACAGAGGTCCAGGATCTATCGGTATGTGTACTTGGCCATCAAGGGTTTGGAAAGGTAAAAAAATGGCTGGAAGAATGGGTAATGACAAGAAGACTGTTAAAAACCTTGAAGTTCTGAAAGTTGACAATGAAAGAAACATTCTTTTTGTTAAGGGTTCTGTACCAGGCGGTAAGAACGGTATCCTTACAATTAGAAAGGCGGAGGTGTAG
- the rplD gene encoding 50S ribosomal protein L4, protein MEKVAVYDIQGKITGELELNPAVFGFEPKKHLIHKAVVTYLANKREGNAKCKSRSEVTGSTKKLFKQKGTGGARRGNIKSPVLVGGGKTFGPKVRDYFLKMNKKEKIAARKSAYSDKAMSTAIRVFDNFDIDVPKTAKFIEVLKGMEVLGKKVLILVDSYSYLDSDEKYNRAVNILKSCRNIKNVKYQVADTVSTYEIVNSDYLVIQKDALQTIDKVNK, encoded by the coding sequence ATGGAAAAAGTAGCAGTTTATGATATCCAGGGTAAAATTACTGGTGAACTGGAACTAAATCCCGCTGTTTTTGGTTTCGAGCCTAAAAAACACCTTATTCATAAAGCAGTTGTAACTTACCTTGCCAACAAAAGAGAAGGCAATGCAAAATGTAAAAGCAGATCTGAGGTTACAGGTTCAACTAAAAAGCTTTTCAAGCAAAAAGGAACTGGTGGAGCCAGAAGAGGAAATATAAAATCTCCTGTTCTTGTAGGTGGTGGTAAGACTTTCGGTCCGAAAGTTAGAGATTACTTCCTTAAGATGAATAAGAAGGAGAAAATAGCTGCCAGGAAATCGGCTTATTCTGATAAAGCCATGAGTACAGCGATTAGAGTATTTGATAATTTTGATATTGATGTACCAAAAACTGCAAAATTTATTGAAGTTTTAAAAGGTATGGAAGTTTTAGGAAAAAAAGTACTTATTCTTGTTGACTCTTATAGCTATCTGGACAGCGATGAAAAATATAACAGGGCTGTTAATATTCTGAAATCTTGCAGAAACATAAAAAATGTTAAGTACCAAGTTGCAGATACAGTTTCTACTTATGAAATAGTAAATTCTGATTACCTTGTTATTCAAAAAGATGCATTACAAACAATTGATAAGGTGAATAAGTAA
- a CDS encoding ComEC/Rec2 family competence protein, with translation MDKWYISLIFFSLFLGYNVSFELLSAGFELNPLLILIVSIACLAIRKVRVVFIFFIIGFLNSSVHYMNDFRVYKSLKEQRIVNLKVRVKEVRELSTGVSINCFDLLNKVGVSFFLMHGDYKVGSDLVVSGTIKKFRKPVEYLERDLFRLNMIKGIVYTLDKVKIDEVGSFHRNIIEEFVSKSRDFLKKKILDSSARSTSNFLIGVLLGDKSGFENDELETFRKSGSAHLLAVSGLHVGFLILLFRLIPKRYPNSFHINNIIKSSIIIFYILLTGAAPSVVRAGLMIIFFYSSYYTDRVYKLYDLPALAGIFSIFFIKGSSLTAGFILSYLAIYGILISNELLTNCKSKIINKFTKPYFIGVSVFISLSFYIFNLFGFYNPLSIISGPLLVLLTGASMLFGTLASITHGLLFFGEMFSFYADRLVVFINKTNDFFASLTSFHIHYNTSSEEVLVFYSLLLSLFVVKRFRVLTISLAIILMFLSLKSIDYVSDYKFVEKGIYLHSHKIGIFKDLDNTRIDSVLKRFFSRRELSGTRFIFTGEIKASNEKILELLDNAKSDSIYIEKKYMVYSNLEEKIHIKHIPTNFNIISEKDEIVYRNDSLLVDNKFVYSFISRKEFQDL, from the coding sequence ATGGATAAATGGTATATTTCTTTAATATTTTTTTCACTATTTCTAGGCTATAACGTTTCATTTGAACTTTTATCCGCTGGTTTTGAGTTGAATCCATTACTGATTTTGATTGTTTCGATCGCCTGTTTAGCAATAAGAAAGGTAAGGGTCGTTTTTATTTTTTTTATAATTGGCTTTCTAAATTCGTCAGTACACTATATGAATGATTTCAGGGTTTACAAATCTTTAAAAGAACAGAGGATAGTAAATTTGAAAGTTAGAGTGAAAGAAGTACGGGAGTTAAGTACAGGGGTTTCCATAAATTGTTTTGATTTGCTAAACAAGGTTGGTGTAAGTTTTTTTCTGATGCATGGCGACTATAAAGTCGGATCAGATTTAGTTGTTTCTGGTACTATAAAAAAGTTCAGGAAACCTGTAGAGTATCTTGAGAGAGATCTTTTCAGACTGAATATGATAAAAGGAATTGTTTATACTTTAGATAAAGTTAAAATTGATGAAGTTGGAAGTTTTCATAGAAATATCATCGAAGAGTTTGTTTCAAAATCCAGGGATTTTTTAAAGAAAAAAATATTAGATAGCTCTGCGAGGTCAACTTCAAATTTTTTAATAGGTGTTTTACTTGGTGATAAATCTGGTTTCGAGAATGATGAACTCGAAACATTTAGAAAAAGTGGTTCAGCACATCTTTTAGCAGTTTCTGGTTTACACGTTGGGTTTCTAATTTTATTATTTAGATTGATTCCAAAGCGATATCCCAATAGTTTTCATATCAATAATATTATTAAAAGTTCGATAATTATTTTTTACATCTTGTTAACTGGAGCAGCACCTTCTGTCGTAAGGGCAGGATTGATGATAATTTTCTTTTATTCGAGTTATTATACAGATAGGGTTTACAAACTATACGATCTTCCTGCACTCGCTGGAATATTTTCAATATTCTTTATAAAGGGTTCTTCTCTTACTGCTGGGTTTATTTTGTCATATTTAGCAATATATGGAATCCTGATTTCAAATGAATTGTTAACAAATTGCAAAAGTAAAATTATAAATAAATTCACTAAGCCCTACTTTATAGGCGTTTCAGTATTTATTTCATTGTCATTTTACATTTTTAATCTCTTCGGTTTTTATAATCCACTTTCAATAATAAGCGGTCCTTTGCTAGTTTTATTAACAGGAGCTAGCATGTTGTTTGGAACATTGGCGTCTATAACTCATGGGCTATTATTTTTTGGAGAGATGTTTTCATTTTACGCTGATAGATTAGTGGTATTTATCAACAAAACAAATGATTTTTTTGCTTCATTAACTTCATTTCATATACATTATAACACTTCTTCGGAAGAGGTACTGGTTTTTTATTCTTTGTTATTGTCTTTATTCGTTGTAAAAAGATTCAGAGTTTTAACAATAAGCCTTGCAATTATCTTAATGTTCTTATCACTTAAAAGTATTGATTACGTAAGTGATTATAAATTTGTAGAAAAAGGAATTTATCTCCATAGCCATAAGATTGGGATATTCAAAGATCTGGATAATACTAGAATTGATTCAGTTTTAAAAAGATTCTTTTCAAGAAGGGAACTCTCCGGGACTCGTTTTATATTCACTGGAGAAATTAAAGCATCAAACGAAAAGATTCTTGAACTCTTGGATAATGCGAAATCCGATTCAATATATATAGAAAAAAAATATATGGTTTATAGTAATTTGGAAGAAAAAATCCATATAAAACATATTCCTACAAACTTTAACATCATATCTGAAAAAGATGAAATAGTTTATAGGAATGACAGTTTATTGGTTGACAATAAATTTGTTTACAGTTTCATAAGCAGAAAAGAGTTTCAAGATTTGTAA
- the rpsJ gene encoding 30S ribosomal protein S10: MAGQKLKIKLKSYDYNLIDISAQKIIRKAKETGAVVSGPVPLPTKRTIYTVLRSVFADKKSREQFEKRVYKRLIEILNSSQKTMDALTSLELPAGVSIEVKV; this comes from the coding sequence ATGGCAGGTCAAAAATTAAAGATTAAACTAAAATCTTATGATTATAATTTGATCGACATCTCTGCTCAAAAAATTATCAGAAAAGCAAAAGAAACAGGTGCGGTAGTATCCGGACCTGTTCCTCTGCCTACTAAGAGAACTATTTATACTGTGTTAAGATCAGTTTTCGCTGATAAGAAATCTAGAGAGCAGTTTGAAAAAAGAGTTTACAAAAGATTGATTGAAATTCTTAATTCAAGTCAAAAAACTATGGACGCTTTAACTAGCTTAGAGCTTCCCGCTGGTGTAAGTATCGAAGTAAAAGTATAG
- the rplW gene encoding 50S ribosomal protein L23, giving the protein MKLILKKPVLTEKGIGLQSKENKYTFIVAKDANKIEICKAVESKFNVNVTDVNTMNFLGKYKRVGRFIGRKSAYKKAVVTVKEGQKIEFFDE; this is encoded by the coding sequence ATGAAGTTAATTCTAAAAAAACCTGTGCTTACTGAAAAAGGCATCGGACTTCAATCCAAGGAAAATAAGTATACTTTTATCGTTGCTAAAGATGCTAATAAGATTGAAATCTGCAAAGCTGTTGAAAGTAAATTCAATGTTAATGTAACAGATGTTAATACAATGAATTTCCTTGGGAAGTACAAAAGAGTTGGTAGATTTATTGGCAGAAAGAGCGCCTATAAAAAAGCTGTTGTAACTGTTAAAGAAGGTCAAAAAATCGAATTCTTTGACGAGTAA
- the rpsG gene encoding 30S ribosomal protein S7, with protein sequence MSRRSKAIKRTILPDPVYKDLLIAKFINTMMVDGKKSISERIFYDALAIMESKEKGKKGNELFRAAVDNVKPTLEVKSRRIGGSNYQVPVEIRQDRKEALAIRWIITNSRKRSGNKMSDKLAAELLAAFKNEGASVKKKEDMHKMAEANKAFAHFKW encoded by the coding sequence ATGTCAAGAAGATCAAAGGCTATTAAAAGGACTATTCTACCAGATCCAGTTTACAAGGATCTTTTGATTGCTAAGTTCATTAACACTATGATGGTTGATGGGAAAAAATCAATTTCTGAAAGAATTTTTTATGATGCTTTAGCCATTATGGAATCAAAAGAAAAAGGTAAAAAGGGTAACGAGCTATTCAGAGCTGCGGTAGATAATGTTAAGCCTACCCTTGAGGTAAAATCAAGAAGAATTGGTGGATCCAATTATCAGGTTCCTGTGGAAATTAGACAGGATAGAAAAGAAGCCCTTGCTATCAGATGGATTATTACTAACTCTAGAAAAAGAAGTGGTAATAAAATGTCTGATAAGCTTGCTGCAGAGCTTTTAGCTGCTTTCAAAAATGAAGGTGCTTCAGTTAAGAAAAAAGAGGATATGCATAAGATGGCTGAGGCCAACAAGGCATTCGCTCACTTTAAATGGTAG
- a CDS encoding 30S ribosomal protein S12, whose translation MPTVNQLVRLGRAVEKVKTKSPALQACPQKRGVCTKITTTTPKKPNSALRKIARVRLSNSMEVTAYIPGEGHNLQEHSVVLIRGGRVKDLPGVRYHIIRGTQDTSGVEGRKQGRSKYGAKRPKA comes from the coding sequence ATGCCAACAGTGAATCAGCTAGTAAGATTAGGAAGAGCAGTTGAAAAGGTTAAAACCAAATCACCTGCACTTCAGGCATGCCCACAAAAAAGAGGGGTTTGTACAAAAATTACTACTACAACACCTAAGAAGCCTAACTCGGCTCTTAGAAAAATCGCAAGGGTGAGACTTTCAAATTCAATGGAAGTTACTGCCTATATTCCAGGTGAAGGCCATAATCTTCAGGAACACTCTGTAGTTCTTATCAGAGGTGGAAGGGTTAAGGATTTACCAGGTGTTAGATATCACATTATCAGAGGTACTCAGGATACTTCCGGCGTTGAAGGAAGAAAACAGGGTAGATCTAAGTACGGTGCTAAGAGACCAAAGGCCTAA
- a CDS encoding GDP-mannose 4,6-dehydratase — MRLLITGTAGFIGYHLSKTICQQNTDLELYCLDNINDYYDTELKFSRLDDLGFKKELISENNFIPSQKYEKLYFYKCDLENRENIKRIFHEYRFDIVCNLAAQAGVRYSLQNPYTYIDSNISGFLNILENCRNFNVKKLVYASSSSVYGNSDNEVFKTSDRVDNPISLYAATKKSNELMAYTYSHLFNIETIGLRFFTVYGPWGRPDMAYYSFTNSILQDKPIKVFNNGDLARDFTYIDDIVEGIRRIIFAPLQEKKYSIYNIGNGKPVNLLEFIQVIESELNKEAIKEYVPMQPGDVSTTHADVTDLENFVNYKPKTSLQEGIRKFIGWYRDYYKS; from the coding sequence ATGAGATTACTAATTACAGGAACCGCAGGATTTATAGGCTACCATCTCTCGAAAACTATTTGTCAGCAGAATACCGATCTCGAATTGTATTGCTTAGACAACATTAATGATTATTACGACACGGAGTTAAAGTTTAGTAGATTGGATGATCTTGGATTTAAAAAGGAATTGATTTCAGAAAACAATTTTATCCCTTCACAAAAATATGAAAAGCTTTACTTTTATAAATGTGATCTTGAAAATAGAGAGAATATAAAAAGAATTTTTCATGAGTATAGATTTGATATTGTTTGCAATTTAGCAGCTCAAGCAGGTGTAAGATACAGCTTACAAAACCCATATACTTACATTGATTCGAATATTTCAGGATTTTTAAACATTTTAGAAAACTGCCGAAATTTTAATGTAAAGAAATTGGTTTATGCAAGTTCATCATCAGTTTATGGGAATAGTGATAATGAAGTTTTCAAAACAAGCGATAGAGTGGACAATCCTATTTCTCTTTATGCTGCTACTAAAAAATCAAACGAACTCATGGCGTATACATATTCACACTTATTTAATATTGAAACCATTGGTTTAAGGTTTTTTACTGTTTACGGTCCTTGGGGTAGACCAGATATGGCCTACTACTCTTTTACAAATTCTATATTACAAGATAAACCCATAAAAGTTTTTAACAATGGCGATCTTGCCAGAGATTTCACGTATATAGATGATATAGTAGAAGGAATAAGAAGAATTATATTTGCTCCTTTACAAGAAAAAAAATATAGCATCTACAATATTGGTAATGGAAAACCTGTAAACCTACTTGAATTCATACAGGTAATTGAATCCGAATTGAATAAAGAAGCAATAAAAGAGTATGTGCCAATGCAACCAGGAGATGTTTCTACAACACATGCAGATGTTACTGATTTAGAAAATTTTGTAAACTATAAACCTAAAACCTCACTTCAAGAAGGAATTCGTAAATTTATCGGTTGGTACAGAGATTATTACAAATCTTGA